In Musa acuminata AAA Group cultivar baxijiao chromosome BXJ2-3, Cavendish_Baxijiao_AAA, whole genome shotgun sequence, the following proteins share a genomic window:
- the LOC135608514 gene encoding uncharacterized protein LOC135608514, with protein MADVRSETESNSPLDVAPRTAAAYLDPHYWDARFAAEEHYEWFKDYSHFQHLLRPFLSPSHSVLEIGCGNSRLCEELRRDGVADITCVDISPVAVERMQNRLRDIGLEGIKVVQADMLDMPFGGESFDVVIEKGTMDVLFVDSGDPWKPRPATVDKVMKMLQGVHKVLKPEGTFISISFGQPHFRRPLFEGQGFTWSVDWKTFGEGFHYFFYTLKKGRRMSDNKECGSERPSMPSISLLHEELEDENYIFRTTICEELET; from the exons ATGGCCGACGTGAGATCAGAGACGGAGAGCAACAGCCCCTTGGACGTTGCCCCGCGCACGGCCGCCGCCTATCTCGATCCCCACTACTG GGATGCGAGGTTCGCCGCCGAAGAGCACTACGAGTGGTTCAAAGATTACTCCCACTTCCAACACCTCCTCCGCCCCTTCCTCAGCCCATCCCACTCG GTACTGGAGATTGGGTGCGGGAACTCGCGGCTCTGCGAGGAGCTGCGCAGGGATGGCGTTGCCGACATCACCTGCGTCGACATCTCCCCCGTCGCTGTCGAAAGGATGCAGAACCGCTTGCGGGACATTGGGCTTGAAG GCATCAAGGTGGTTCAGGCCGACATGCTAGACATGCCTTTTGGTGGGGAATCCTTTGATGTCGTGATCGAGAAAGGCACCATG GATGTATTGTTTGTGGACAGTGGTGATCCATGGAAACCCCGGCCTGCAACGGTAGATAAGGTGATGAAAATGCTTCAAGGTGTTCACAAGGTTCTGAAACCAGAAGGCACTTTTATTTCAATCTCATTTGGACAG CCACACTTCAGACGGCCACTATTTGAAGGCCAAGGTTTTACCTGGTCTGTTGATTGGAAAACCTTTGGGGAAGGATTCCATTATTTTTTCTATACTCTTAAGAAG GGAAGGAGGATGTCAGACAACAAGGAGTGTGGAAGTGAGAGACCAAGTATGCCATCTATTAGTTTGTTACACGAAGAGCTGGAAGATGAGAATTATATATTTCGAACCACAATATGCGAGGAGCTAGAAACATAg
- the LOC103980060 gene encoding uncharacterized protein LOC103980060: MGSVGEVSARHRRSRSDSDKRIRTDKLDVSVKSFHHVRMDVEEVGQAEIKKGPSPNCEVESSLKKEIQQLEKCLKDQFVVRQALEKALRHKSSAIDTSIDGYIPKPTKELIREIAMLELEVVHLEQYLLSLYRRVFEQRISNVSPTAVEDVKKQQLISQSMPFPEAATHDIPFRKAESAFQSSHILLPRKSANKLCNEACPVNCQEKHGRGIHRSHSSLVPRSVCSAKGSPSAKNLARALGACHTLPLSLLKHGQDFNSAVTRLADHLGTTIADHIPETPNKLSEDMIKSMCAIYCKLSDDHVGHHCVASSPTLSFSSRNTFSPCYMKELQSPYCKREAVLDAWMENSCCTERLKDFSGPYSVMVEVSSICKHSRRSSDLDEMLQNYKLLVQRLEMVDPRLMSNDEKIAFWINIHNAIMMHAHLEYGIPGSNIKKASSLIKNTYNIGGRMINADIIQGSILGCRMHPPGQWLRLLLFSQVKIKDGDEWKTYAIKNPEPLIRFALCSGGHSDPAVRVYNPKRLFHQLESAKMEYIHATVTVRKGYKILLPRLVDFFAKDSNQSTQELLNMIKCYLPERLRLVINGCHESSCRKIIEWVPHNFSFRYLLPRELGNAQLN, translated from the exons ATGGGCTCTGTTGGAGAGGTCTCTGCAAGGCACAGGCGTTCTAGGAG TGATTCAGACAAGAGAATAAGGACGGACAAACTGGATGTATCGGTCAAATCATTTCATCATGTTAGGATG GATGTGGAAGAAGTCGGCCAAGCTGAGATCAAGAAAGGGCCTTCACCTAACTGTGAGGTTGAAAGCTCTCTCAAGAAAGAG ATTCAACAACTTGAGAAATGCCTCAAGGATCAGTTTGTTGTGCGACAAGCTCTAGAAAAAGCGTTGCGGCACAAGAGTTCTGCCATTGATACATCGATTGATGGTTATATTCCAAAG CCAACCAAGGAGCTAATAAGGGAGATTGCGATGTTAGAGTTAGAGGTTGTGCATTTGGAACAATATCTTCTATCACTCTACCGAAGAGTCTTTGAACAACGTATATCAAATGTATCTCCCACTGCTGTTGAAGATGTAAAGAAGCAGCAACTGATTTCCCAGTCAATGCCATTTCCAGAAGCCGCAACGCATGATATCCCATTCAGAAAAGCCGAATCAGCATTTCAGTCGAGTCATATTCTTCTTCCACGAAAATCAGCAAACAAGTTATGCAATGAAGCTTGTCCTGTTAATTGTCAAGAGAAGCATGGTCGTGGCATTCACCGCAGCCATTCATCACTAGTGCCACGCTCAGTATGTTCAGCTAAAGGGTCACCTTCGGCAAAGAATCTAGCTCGAGCTCTCGGGGCATGCCATACTCTACCTTTATCGTTACTTAAA CATGGACAAGACTTCAATTCAGCGGTAACAAGGCTGGCAGATCATCTTGGAACAACAATTGCTGATCACATTCCTGAGACACCAAACAAACTATCTGAAGACATGATCAAGTCCATGTGTGCCATCTATTGTAAACTTTCAGATGACCATGTTGGGCATCACTGTGTCGCATCTTCACCTACTTTGTCCTTCTCATCAAGGAATACATTTTCTCCCTGTTATATGAAAGAACTGCAGAGCCCTTATTGTAAAAGAGAAGCTGTCCTTGATGCATGGATGGAGAATTCTTGCTGCACTGAAAGATTAAAGGATTTCAGTGGACCTTACAGTGTGATGGTAGAGGTGTCTTCAATATGCAAGCACAGCCGAAGGTCTAGTGATCTTGATGAAATGCTGCAGAATTATAA ATTGCTTGTTCAGCGATTGGAAATGGTTGATCCGAGATTGATGAGCAATGACGAAAAGATTGCTTTCTGGATTAACATACACAATGCAATTATGATgcat GCACATCTGGAATATGGGATTCCAGGAAGCAACATAAAAAAGGCATCCTCACTAATCAAG AATACATACAATATAGGTGGTCGCATGATAAATGCAGACATAATACAGGGCTCAATACTTGGATGCCGAATGCATCCTCCTGGGCAG TGGCTACGCTTATTACTCTTCTCACAAGTAAAGATCAAAGATGGTGATGAGTGGAAAACCTATGCCATCAAGAATCCTGAACCTCTGATACGCTTTGCACTTTGTTCAGGAGGCCATTCAGATCCCGCG GTTAGAGTGTACAATCCAAAGAGATTGTTCCATCAGCTGGAATCTGCAAAGATGGAGTACATCCATGCAACTGTGACCGTTCGAAAGGGATACAAGATTCTTCTGCCAAGACTCGTCGATTTCTTCGCGAAGGACTCCAATCAATCTACTCAAGAATTACTGAACATGATCAAGTGCTATCTTCCCGAGAGGTTGAGGTTGGTGATCAACGGATGCCATGAAAGCAGCTGCCGCAAGATCATCGAGTGGGTGCCTCACAACTTCTCTTTCAGGTACTTGTTGCCAAGAGAACTTGGAAATGCTCAGCTGAACTGA
- the LOC103980059 gene encoding uncharacterized protein LOC103980059, translating into MEICSSCDAAAVVAAASSPTAKLVLQDGKLQQLSRPVKASHVLRKDPACFVCNDDDMEFDDFVSPAHADDDRQPGQLYFLLPVSMLRRPLHAEEMVAPVAKASAALMGSGGFHFPDASAAKSGSRLVVEPRQRRRRPSSMRGGGEGRDFKPGLSGIPE; encoded by the coding sequence ATGGAGATCTGCAGCTCGTGCGACGCGGCGGCCGTGGTGGCGGCGGCCTCCTCCCCCACCGCCAAGCTGGTCCTGCAGGACGGCAAGCTGCAGCAGCTCTCACGGCCCGTGAAGGCGTCGCATGTGCTCCGGAAGGACCCGGCCTGCTTCGTCTGCAACGACGACGACATGGAGTTCGACGACTTCGTCTCCCCCGCCCATGCCGACGACGATCGACAGCCCGGGCAGCTCTACTTCCTCCTCCCCGTCTCCATGCTGCGGCGGCCGCTCCACGCGGAGGAGATGGTCGCGCCAGTCGCGAAGGCCAGCGCGGCTCTCATGGGCTCCGGCGGTTTCCACTTCCCCGATGCTTCTGCCGCCAAATCCGGTAGTAGGCTGGTGGTGGAGCCACGGCAGCGGAGGCGAAGGCCGAGCTCCATGAGAGGAGGTGGCGAGGGACGAGATTTCAAGCCCGGGCTTAGCGGCATTCCGGAGTAG
- the LOC135608515 gene encoding protein JINGUBANG-like produces the protein MAVSREHSPYDAELPSTAPAGSLVLEKGNIHSLAATGCLLYGGFDSKNIRVWKNQQDFAEFKSSSGFVKAIVVAADRVFTGHQDGKIRAWKVSPKDATVYKRIGNLPRLKDILWSSLNPSNYVEARRHSSALWIRHSDAISCLSLNEEQGLLYSGSWDRTFKIWRISDSRCLESVVAHDDTINSIVAAVSGLVFTGSADGTVKVWRRELHGKGTKHAPVQTLLKQEWAVTSLAISPTAPVVYCGSSDGLINFWEGEQHLVHGGVLQSHKMAVLCLVASGNLLLSGSADTTICVWRREGAVHTCLSVLSGHAGPVKCLAIAPDAGGDEDGGSGATRWTVYSGSLDKSVKLWRVSEQAPEALLRGPQLVPVGPGDSKAC, from the coding sequence ATGGCCGTGAGCCGTGAGCATTCCCCGTACGACGCCGAGCTTCCCAGCACCGCGCCCGCCGGGTCCCTGGTGCTCGAGAAGGGTAACATCCACTCGCTCGCAGCCACCGGCTGCCTCCTCTACGGGGGCTTCGACAGCAAGAACATCCGCGTTTGGAAGAACCAGCAGGACTTCGCGGAGTTCAAGTCCAGCAGCGGGTTCGTGAAGGCCATTGTCGTCGCGGCAGACCGCGTCTTCACCGGCCACCAGGACGGCAAGATCCGGGCGTGGAAGGTGTCCCCCAAGGACGCCACCGTGTACAAGAGGATTGGGAACCTCCCCAGGCTCAAGGACATCCTCTGGAGCTCGCTCAACCCTTCCAACTACGTGGAGGCCAGGCGCCACAGCAGTGCCCTGTGGATCCGCCACTCCGATGCCATCTCTTGCCTCAGCCTCAACGAGGAGCAGGGGCTGCTCTACTCCGGCTCCTGGGACAGGACCTTCAAGATCTGGCGGATCTCCGACTCCAGGTGCCTCGAGTCCGTCGTCGCCCACGACGACACCATCAACTCGATCGTGGCCGCCGTCAGCGGGCTCGTCTTTACCGGCTCGGCCGACGGCACCGTCAAGGTGTGGCGGCGGGAGCTGCACGGGAAGGGTACCAAGCACGCGCCGGTGCAGACGCTCCTCAAGCAGGAGTGGGCGGTGACCTCACTCGCGATCAGCCCCACGGCGCCCGTCGTCTACTGCGGCTCTTCCGACGGGCTGATCAACTTCTGGGAGGGGGAGCAGCATCTGGTACACGGTGGGGTGCTCCAGAGCCACAAGATGGCGGTGTTGTGCCTCGTGGCTTCCGGTAACCTCCTGCTGAGCGGCTCCGCCGACACTACCATCTGCGTGTGGCGCCGCGAGGGCGCGGTGCACACCTGCCTCTCGGTGCTCAGCGGCCATGCCGGGCCCGTCAAGTGCCTCGCGATAGCACCGGACGCCGGCGGGGATGAGGACGGCGGCAGCGGCGCCACGAGGTGGACCGTGTACAGCGGCAGCCTAGACAAGTCCGTGAAGCTGTGGCGCGTGTCCGAGCAGGCACCGGAGGCGCTGCTGAGGGGGCCACAGCTCGTGCCGGTGGGACCCGGCGACTCGAAGGCGTGCTAG
- the LOC103979793 gene encoding serine hydroxymethyltransferase, mitochondrial-like isoform X2, with protein MASALRRLSSSSAKTQPFLRSSLYLLHGPFSSQSFQNLQEGKKSSLRSEAVYEKEKSRVTLNAPLEVVDPEIADIVELEKARQWKGLELIPSENFTSLSVMQAVGSIMSLKNSEGCPGARYYGGNEYMDMAESLCQKRALEAFRLDPAKWGVNVQSLSGSLANFQVYTALLKPHERIMALDLPHGGHLSHGYQTDTKKISAVSIFFETMPYRLNESTGYIDYDQLEKSATLFRPKLIVAGASAYARLYDYARIRKVCDKHKAILLADMAHTSGLVSAGVIPSPFEYADVVTTTTHNLLRGPRGAMIFFRKGVKQINKQGKEVMHDFEEKINAAVFPGLQGGPHNHIITGLAVALKQATTPEYKAYQEQVLSNCAKFAQCLVEKGYELVSGGTENHLVLVNLKNKGIDGSRVEKVLELVHIAANKNTVPGDVSAMVPGGIRMGTPALTSRGFVEEDFAKVADFFDTAVKLALKIKSETKGSKLKDFLATIQTNANIQSEITKLRYEVEEYAKQFPTIGFDKETMKYRN; from the exons ATGGCGTCGGCGCTCCGTAGGCTCTCTTCCTCCTCTGCGAAGACGCAGCCTTTCCTGCGGAGCTCTCTCTACTTACTACATGGTCCCTTCTCCAGCCAATCCTTCCAAAATCTGCAGGAAGGCAAAAAG TCTTCCCTACGAAGTGAAGCCGTCTACGAGAAGGAGAAATCTCGCGTCACG CTGAACGCTCCGTTGGAGGTCGTCGATCCGGAGATTGCGGATATCGTCGAGCTTGAAAAGGCGAGGCAATGGAAG GGACTTGAGCTTATACCTTCGGAGAATTTCACGTCGTTGTCGGTGATGCAAGCAGTAGGCTCCATCATGTCTTTAAAAAACAGTGAGGGGTGCCCTGGTGCAAGATACTATGGAGGAAACGA ATATATGGACATGGCAGAATCATTGTGTCAAAAGCGTGCGCTTGAAGCTTTTCGTTTGGATCCTGCAAAATGGGGAG TAAATGTGCAGTCTTTGTCTGGGTCACTTGCTAATTTTCAAGTATATACTGCACTCTTGAAGCCACATGAGAGAATAATGGCACTTGATCTGCCTCATGGTGGACATCTTTCTCATGGTTACCAG ACTGATACCAAGAAAATATCTGCGGTCTCCATATTTTTTGAGACAATGCCTTATAGGCTGAATGAGAGTACTGGATACATTGATTATGATCAG CTGGAGAAAAGCGCTACACTCTTCAGGCCAAAATTAATAGTTGCTGGAGCTAGTGCATATGCTCGCCTTTATGACTATGCACGAATTCGGAAG GTATGTGACAAGCACAAAGCTATCCTTCTGGCAGATATGGCACACACTAGTGGACTTGTTTCCGCTGGTGTTATTCCATCTCCATTTGAGTATGCGGATGTTGTCACAACTACAACTCACAATTTGCTTCGTGGACCACGTGGAGCCATGATATTTTTCAGGAAAGGAGTGAAACAGATCAATAAACAAGGGAAAGAG GTTATGCATGACTTTGAAGAGAAGATCAATGCAGCAGTCTTCCCTGGACTTCAAGGTGGTCCTCACAACCACATAATCACTGGATTAGCTGTTGCGCTAAAGCAG GCCACCACCCCAGAATACAAGGCATATCAAGAGCAAGTACTAAGTAATTGTGCAAAATTTGCTCAG TGCTTGGTCGAGAAAGGCTATGAGCTTGTTTCCGGTGGAACAGAGAACCATTTAGTCTTGGTGAATCTTAAGAACAAG GGAATCGATGGGTCTAGAGTTGAAAAGGTGCTGGAATTAGTTCACATTGCAGCTAACAAAAATACAGTACCTGGTGATGTATCTGCCATGGTTCCTGGAGGCATCAGAATGG GAACCCCGGCCCTCACATCAAGAGGATTTGTTGAAGAAGATTTCGCTAAAGTTGCCGACTTTTTTGACACTGCTGTCAAATTGGCACTGAAGATCAAGTCTGAAACCAAAG GATCCAAGCTGAAGGATTTCCTAGCCACCATTCAAACAAATGCAAATATTCAATCTGAGATTACAAAGCTCCGCTATGAGGTGGAGGAATATGCAAAGCAATTCCCAACAATTGGATTTGACAAGGAAACAATGAAATATAGAAACTGA
- the LOC103979793 gene encoding serine hydroxymethyltransferase, mitochondrial-like isoform X1, with amino-acid sequence MASALRRLSSSSAKTQPFLRSSLYLLHGPFSSQSFQNLQEGKKSSLRSEAVYEKEKSRVTLNAPLEVVDPEIADIVELEKARQWKGLELIPSENFTSLSVMQAVGSIMSLKNSEGCPGARYYGGNEYMDMAESLCQKRALEAFRLDPAKWGVNVQSLSGSLANFQVYTALLKPHERIMALDLPHGGHLSHGYQTDTKKISAVSIFFETMPYRLNESTGYIDYDQLEKSATLFRPKLIVAGASAYARLYDYARIRKVCDKHKAILLADMAHTSGLVSAGVIPSPFEYADVVTTTTHNLLRGPRGAMIFFRKGVKQINKQGKEVMHDFEEKINAAVFPGLQGGPHNHIITGLAVALKQATTPEYKAYQEQVLSNCAKFAQCLVEKGYELVSGGTENHLVLVNLKNKGIDGSRVEKVLELVHIAANKNTVPGDVSAMVPGGIRMGTPALTSRGFVEEDFAKVADFFDTAVKLALKIKSETKEGSKLKDFLATIQTNANIQSEITKLRYEVEEYAKQFPTIGFDKETMKYRN; translated from the exons ATGGCGTCGGCGCTCCGTAGGCTCTCTTCCTCCTCTGCGAAGACGCAGCCTTTCCTGCGGAGCTCTCTCTACTTACTACATGGTCCCTTCTCCAGCCAATCCTTCCAAAATCTGCAGGAAGGCAAAAAG TCTTCCCTACGAAGTGAAGCCGTCTACGAGAAGGAGAAATCTCGCGTCACG CTGAACGCTCCGTTGGAGGTCGTCGATCCGGAGATTGCGGATATCGTCGAGCTTGAAAAGGCGAGGCAATGGAAG GGACTTGAGCTTATACCTTCGGAGAATTTCACGTCGTTGTCGGTGATGCAAGCAGTAGGCTCCATCATGTCTTTAAAAAACAGTGAGGGGTGCCCTGGTGCAAGATACTATGGAGGAAACGA ATATATGGACATGGCAGAATCATTGTGTCAAAAGCGTGCGCTTGAAGCTTTTCGTTTGGATCCTGCAAAATGGGGAG TAAATGTGCAGTCTTTGTCTGGGTCACTTGCTAATTTTCAAGTATATACTGCACTCTTGAAGCCACATGAGAGAATAATGGCACTTGATCTGCCTCATGGTGGACATCTTTCTCATGGTTACCAG ACTGATACCAAGAAAATATCTGCGGTCTCCATATTTTTTGAGACAATGCCTTATAGGCTGAATGAGAGTACTGGATACATTGATTATGATCAG CTGGAGAAAAGCGCTACACTCTTCAGGCCAAAATTAATAGTTGCTGGAGCTAGTGCATATGCTCGCCTTTATGACTATGCACGAATTCGGAAG GTATGTGACAAGCACAAAGCTATCCTTCTGGCAGATATGGCACACACTAGTGGACTTGTTTCCGCTGGTGTTATTCCATCTCCATTTGAGTATGCGGATGTTGTCACAACTACAACTCACAATTTGCTTCGTGGACCACGTGGAGCCATGATATTTTTCAGGAAAGGAGTGAAACAGATCAATAAACAAGGGAAAGAG GTTATGCATGACTTTGAAGAGAAGATCAATGCAGCAGTCTTCCCTGGACTTCAAGGTGGTCCTCACAACCACATAATCACTGGATTAGCTGTTGCGCTAAAGCAG GCCACCACCCCAGAATACAAGGCATATCAAGAGCAAGTACTAAGTAATTGTGCAAAATTTGCTCAG TGCTTGGTCGAGAAAGGCTATGAGCTTGTTTCCGGTGGAACAGAGAACCATTTAGTCTTGGTGAATCTTAAGAACAAG GGAATCGATGGGTCTAGAGTTGAAAAGGTGCTGGAATTAGTTCACATTGCAGCTAACAAAAATACAGTACCTGGTGATGTATCTGCCATGGTTCCTGGAGGCATCAGAATGG GAACCCCGGCCCTCACATCAAGAGGATTTGTTGAAGAAGATTTCGCTAAAGTTGCCGACTTTTTTGACACTGCTGTCAAATTGGCACTGAAGATCAAGTCTGAAACCAAAG AAGGATCCAAGCTGAAGGATTTCCTAGCCACCATTCAAACAAATGCAAATATTCAATCTGAGATTACAAAGCTCCGCTATGAGGTGGAGGAATATGCAAAGCAATTCCCAACAATTGGATTTGACAAGGAAACAATGAAATATAGAAACTGA